The following DNA comes from Coregonus clupeaformis isolate EN_2021a unplaced genomic scaffold, ASM2061545v1 scaf4467, whole genome shotgun sequence.
tgatatagctgtattccatttatttttatcctaaaaatctCTGTACTTCTTTGCCGATGACAaggatacccataacatgatgcagctaccaccatgcttgaaaatatgaagagtggtatacAGTTATGTGTTGTGatggatttgccacaaacataacactttgtatttaggacataCATTTCATTTCTTACccacatttttagcagttttactttagtgccttattgcaaacagaaagggacacctagtcagttgtacaactgaatgcattcaactgaaatgtgtctcccacatttaacccaacccctctgaatgcggcaactgaattaggaatggacgcctgtatctttgtagtgactgggtgtattgatacactatccaaagtgtaattaataacttcaccatgctcaaagggatgtttttttttttttacccatctaccaataggtgccctactTTGTGAGGAATTGGAAAACCTCACTTTTCCTTGTGCTTACATTAgtgttttaaattcactgctcgactgagggaccttacagatacttgtatgtgtggggtacagagatgatgtaGTCATTCAAAACACTATTAGTCAtgttaacactattattgcacacagagtgagtccatgcaaattattacttgttaagcacatttttatttctgaacatatttaggcttgacataacaaaggggttgaataattattgaatcaagacatttcagctttttatttaattaatttttaaagatttctgaaaacataattccactttgacataatggggtattttgtgtaggccagtgacccaaaatatgaatttaatcaattttaaatgtaggctgtgacacaacaaaatgtggaaaacatcTATTGGTGAGAATACTTTCTGCAGGCACTGTATGTAGTGTTTGACAGTGTACAACTACATTcgcgattttaattggctgatgcggATTTTGAGACAGAGGCAAAAAGTTTAATGTTTGTTAAAAGGGATCCCTGTTAccatatttatttacatttattgTTGTATGTTACACATTTACTTATGAGCAATTATAATATATTATAGTGGATATTAAGGCGTTATAAATGCACTTACACGGAATTATATGTGTATGCATCATAGAAATTGTTACTGGCAATGTCTTTTGTGTTGCAGAAGATGTCTCCAAATTTAACCAAACAGAAATTACTATATCAAATCTGATCTCATACATTACAATATCTGATCTCATAAATTACCATATATCTGATCTCCTACAGTATCATATCAAATCTGAGCTCATAAATTACCATATATCTGAGCTCAAATATTACCATATCATATCTGATCTCATACAGTATCATATCATATCTGATCtcatacagtaatatataatATCTGAACAGATCCCCAGGAAGGTTGTGGGTGAGGGAGAACAGATCCCCTAAAGCCGCGTTGAAAACACctgggaactcagaaatctcagaCGTCAGTATGTTCAAGGCAACTGTtaaggtgtagatgtgtagaaaTAATAACCAACATTTATAAATCTGACTCCATTATTATGTGAACGCTATAGGTCCATAATGGTATCCAGTGGGTATAGCTAAGGTTGCGAGCCTTAGAAGATGCACATGTTTAGGTTTTAAGTTCAAGTTCCAGAATACTGCACAGAAGTTCTAAATGTGAATATTTCATCCAACAGGAGTATTGTGTTGCTAGTTGGCCAGAGTTTGCTCTTTTGGGACTATCCCATCGGTTCCTTTGTACTGGGTAagctaagtaaaaaaaaaaaaaaaactaacattACCAGAGAGAGGTCAAagactaaactgatcctagatcagcactcttactctgggatgctttgtgaatacgggctcTGGTCACATGTCCATGGATGACACAACCCTTCTAGTGGTCAATTCTGGTACTGCTATAACTttactgataataataataataataatatgccatttagcagacgcttttatccaaagcgacttacagtcatgcgtgcatacatttttgtgtatgggtggtcccggggatcgaacccactaccttggcgttacaagcgccgtgctctaccagctgagctacagaggagacatgttttctacatttacattttacattttagtcatttagcagacactcttatccagagcgacttacagttagtgagtgcatacatttttattaaaacattttcatactggaatcaaacccacaaccctggcgttgcaaatgccatgctctaccaactgagctacagccctgccggccattccctcccataccttggacgacgctgggccaattgtgcgccgccccatgggtctcccggtcgcggccggctacgacagagcctggattcgaaccaggatctctagtggcacagctagcactgcgatgcagtgccttagaccactatcTATTaactaaagttttttttttttttttctgtgctATGTCAACTAATAACTGACACCATTTAGAAGGAAAACATTGGAGTTACTATTCATACATTACTACACTTAGTATTACAGTATACCTGACAAGTAAATGACATACCTAGATCACAGTATATAGATGTATTTAATCAGTAGAATGAACACATGGTACATATGGAACAGAATGGAAGCAAAAATAGAAAACTACTGCATTTGAAATGGATTGATAACTGTAAAAACTTAAATGAAAACAGTATCTTGTTCAATTGTTATATGCACACATTAATGGTAAAAATGGTAAATATAGTTTTAAAAAATTTCAACCACAGTTAGAGCCTACTAGACAACAGTTAGAGCCTACTAGACCACAGTTAGAGCCTACTAGACCACAGTTAGAGCCTACTAGACCACAGTTAGAGCCTACTAGATCACAGTTCCACTCCCCTGGGCCTGATGAACGGTGGACAAACTCCACATAGCCCTGGTCTCTTTAAAGACATCAAATACATCTTTCAATGTAGATACACATAGAAACAAGTTAAGCctaacaaagggaaaaccagtgcAACTCCATAAGATAGGAGCTTACATTAGTTATTATAATTAGACTATGGTGTGAACGGTTTTTCACATACCCAGTAATTTGAAGTACATATTCTACCCTTCCAACTCTTCAATGGGTCTGATGCCATCTGTGAGATCTCAATACAAGCCACCTTGTCATTCAAGTTACTTGGTTCCCCTTCCATCCAATAGCTATAAACAACACAGAGAATCAGAGTTTAATATCATCCAATAGAAAATAGAGAATCAGACGGTTAACCTAGTCTCCAGGCTCAATTGCTACCATtcgacagagagtgagagagacatctGGCTGAGGACAAGATTATCGGACTGTAAAAAGTAATTTATTACAACAGAAAAAAAGTCCTCCAGAACCTGTTCACTTACGTAGGTTTAAATGCTGTGTCGTCAACCCACTTCCAGATTCCGTCTTTTTTATATGCACCAATCCAGACATTCTTCTTAAATCCATTGATAAATATCTATAATATCATTTTGGAAGAAAAACAATGACCATTATTTAATCTCCACAGCAGAGGAACACTTTTACATGTGTataaataataatagtagtagtagtctaatagtagtagtagtagtataatagtagtagtagtagtagtataatgtACTGAGCCTGGTCAATAGAAATACAAGGGGATTTAGGATGTTTGAAAAGGTCCTAAGTACTTTGATATATGCCTTCTTCAGcgctcacaaaaaaatacaaaaaagttGCCGAGCACTGGTGCAAACTCAGGAAGCTTGGAGGGGAAGCGTGCTCACACCACACAGACCAATCTGCTCTGACGACTGCGCCACGGCAGTTCACAATGCTCAGGCAAGAGGGAGAGTACTTGATGGAAACAGAGCGTTGTTTTTAATCATTTTTGTTTGAAGCCTTCCCCAACCCattgccctaaccttaacccctaaccataaccctttgagttgtttctgttttaaccctgtaacctcacagaattaaccctgtaaccacatgGAATGAATGCGTCAAAAATAGACTTTCATTCAGATTACGTCGAATGTCGAAGTGAAACTATGAGATCAGGTTTCAGCCTCAGCTGCTATACTATAGTATAGGTATAGATATAATCTCATGCAAACTTGCTTTGCTGACAGGAAGTATATTCTATAAATTGACAGTGACATGAACATTGGTGATACAATTATTTACACATTGAATACTAATCAGAGATGTAGATAATgattaataattataataataataaagaaacagtAGTATTATAGCATTACTAATGTATTCTCTATTACCTGTTCTTCTCTGCTGTTTATAACAACCAAGTCAGCACCCATTACTCTGCACTGCCGCTGACCGTCCCCGCCTGAGTCCCTCGTGGAGGAGACATAATAACAGCTGGTGCCAAACTTCCACCATTCATTCAGACAGGGTTTCTCTGAAATAAACGAAATAGAACAGAAGGCATTTCAAAGTCTACAAATATATGAAATCTCTTCTAAGTATGAAATAAAATGATACTAGGTAAATTATGAAAATAAAAGACTGCACTCACCATAGGACCAAAGGCTGGTATTTAACTGGTCTCTCTCAGTGGTCCTGGTATTTAGACTATTctgcaactggtctctctccTTAGTTTTGGTTGTGAGActattctgtagctggtctctctctgtggtcctggtatttagactattctgtaactggtctctctccagAGTTATTGTGGTGAGATTATTctgcaactggtctctctccTTAGTTTTGGTTGTGAGActattctgtagctggtctctctctgtggtcctggtatttagactattcttcaactggtctctctctttggtcctTGAATTAagattattatttaattgatccCTTTCAGCAGTCATAACGTTAAGTCTATCTTTCTGCTGGTCCCTGTCTTTGGTCCTTGTGGTGAGACTAttttgtagctggtctctctctttggtcctggtatttagactattttgtagctggtctctctctgtggtcctgGCATTTAGCctattctgtagctggtctctctctgtggtcctggtatttagactattttgtagctggtctctctctgtggtcctgGTATTTAGACTATTCTGCAACTGGTCTTTCTCCTTAGTTTTGGTTGTGAGActattctgtagctggtctctctcttcagtcagggtgttgtaactggtctgtagctggtctctctctttagccaggttgttgtaactggtctgtagctggtctacCTCTTTagccagggtgttgtaactggtctgtagctggtctctctcttcagtcagggtgttgtaactggtctgtagctggtctctctctttagccagggtgttgtaactggtctgtagctggtctctctctttagtcagggtgttgtaactggtctgtagctggtctacCTCTTTAGTCAAGTTATTATAACTGGTGGGTTGCTGATCTCCTTCTTTTGTCAGAAGGCTGTAACTGgcctgttggtctctctctgttgAGTAGTGATGACCAATAACTCCACCTTTAAAAGGGAAAAGTGAATCAATTATTCAAATATGTGTAACTATCACACCATGGAAGTTTACAAATGTTTCTGTCCAAACCTTCTAAACTTACAGTAGACAGACAAGCCCATGATCCCAGCCAGTAGGAGAACACACAGCAgccccagacacactgcagcaactCCAGAGGGTCTCTTCCACCACTGAAAATTAGCTGAATTACAGGGAATTATCATGTAAGGTCTTTGAACTCTCTCTGGTAATGTTAAAAATACCTATATCATCCAGGATTGTAAGCAACAAAAGCTGTGTGTTTGTACTTGAATTGATACCTGAAAATGTAACACTGGGCTTGTTGGGATACGTGTCGTCATCAATATCCATGGTCTGCATTGTTGGATTCTCCACCTGTGGTTGTATAGATTGTCTCTTACATTTCTAGAAATCAAATGCTATATTTATCTCTGTTACTTCAGGAATCATCATCTAGATTCAGCCATGGGACCATTTTGTAGGTTTGTATCTGTGCCTTATGCATCATCAACTCAAATACTTGAGGTGAGTTTGACTTCGCTTACCCGGTACAAAGGAAAAAATAGGATAGTCCCAAGTGCAAATTTTACCCAACTAGTGACACATGCACGGTGGTCAAGCTCAATCAAGCTTACTTCAGTatttgacatacagtgcattcggaaagtattcagaccccttgactttttcgacatctTCTTACGtggcagccttattctaaaatggattaaaatacttttttttccacatcaatctacacacacaataccccataatgacaacgtgaaaactgtttttttagaatttttgtaaaggtataaaaaaacaaaaacagaaatagcttaataacataagtattcagaccctttgctatgagactagaaattgagctcaggtacatcctatatccattgatcatccttgagatgtttctactacttgattggaataaacctgtggtcaattcaattgattggacagagttgacagtgcatgtcagagcaaaaaccaagcaattaggttgaaggaattgtccgtagagctcagagacagaattgtgtcgaggcacagatctgggggaaggataccaaaaaatgtctgcagcattgaaggtccccaagaacacagtggcctccatcattcttaaatagaagaagtttggaaccagcaagactcttctgagcaatcgggggagaagagccttggtcagggaggtgaccaacaacccgatggtcactctgacagagatccagagttcctctgtggagatgggagaaccttccagaaggacaaccatctctgcagcactccaccaatcaggcctttatggtagagtggacagacggaagccactcctttgtaaaaggcacatgacagcccactttggagattgccaagaggcaccttaaggactctcagactatgagaaacaagactctttggtctgatgaaagcaagattgaactatttagcctgaatgccaagcgtcacgtctgatggaaatctggcaccatccctacggtgaagcatggtggtggcagcatcatgctgtggtaatgtttttcagtggcagggactgggagaccagtcaggcttgagggaaagatgaacagagcaaagtactgagagatttttgatgaaaacctgctccagagcactgaGGACCTCAAACTTGggcgaaggttaaccttccaacaggacaacaaccctaagcacacagtcaagacaacttaggagtggcttcgggacaagtctctgaatgtccttgagtggcccagccagagcccagacctgaacccaatcgaacatctctggagagacctgaaaatggttgtgcagcgatgctccccatccaacctgacagagcttgagaggatctgcagagaagaatcggagaaactccccaaatacaggtgtgccaagcttgtagcgttatacccaagaagactcaaggctgtaatcgctgccaaaggtgcttcaacaatgtactgagtaaagggtctgaatacttatgtaaatgtaatatttccgttttttttaaacctgtttttgctttgtcattataggatattgtgtgtagattgatgaggagaaaaatcAATTTCATACATTTCAgactaaggctgtaacgtaacaaaatgtggaaaaatcaaagggtctgaatactttccgaatgcaatgtagaTGTGTACTTTGTCCCAGTTACAGTTCACCTACTTAGCATCCCAGAGACTCTAACATATTACAAAATAATTAGACaatgtataaaataataatatctgGTGAAATAGAGAAAATAAATCTTACCACAGTCTTTGAGAGTTGAAAACGGATACATACAACTGTCACGGTGCTGTGaatgggtgtggtgtggaatcaggcgcaggcagcagagggtaagtccaacaagactttactgagcaCGAAAAGTAAtacaaaacagcccggaggcaaaagacgcacacaggcgtatatacaagcgcacacacaggtgcgtaaattcTCCTCACACAACAAGGAGGAAGCTCATGAAAATAAGCGTACCGAaacgggtagcgcaaccacgcatacacgaacaatcacacacaacacaaacctaacaacaaggaaactaaatagggtgctaattgaggcctaacacaaaacaggtgtgactaacagacaaaaccaaacaaacaagaaacatcgagcggtggcagctagaactccggagacgacgaccgggcgaaacctgcccgaacaaggagggaggagccgcctcggccgaaaccgtgacagtaccccacccttgacgcgcggctccagccgcgcgcCCGCCCCGGCCTCGGGGCGTCAGGGGAAGGGCGCAGGGCGtgcaggatgaccacgatggaattcggtcatcagggacggatccagaatgtccctccttggcacccagcaccgctcctccggaccgtacccctcccactccacgagatattggagacccccatccggcgtctcgaatccaggatggtccgaaccgtagtgcgccggagccccctcgatgtccaacggggcggaggagtctctcaatctcaaagtcctggagtggaccagctaccaccggcctgaggagagacacatggaacgaggggttaatcttcttgtaatcaataggtagttctaacctgtaactcacctcgttcaatctcctcaggactttaaaaaggccccacaaaccgccggcccagcttccggcagggcaggcggaggggcagagtttctggttgagagccagactcgatctccaggtgcgtacactggcccctcactgcgatgttggtcggcgctcgtcttctgtcgacgatGGCACatgctgcagatggacgtgtgcagcgtcccacgtctcctccgagcgccgcacccactcatccacagcggggcctcgatctggctctcatgccatggtgccagaaccggctggtaccctaatacacactgaaaaggggttagttgggtggaggagtggcggagagagttctgtgccatctcggcccagggcacatatctcgcccactcctccggccggccctgacaatatgacctcagaaacctacccacatcctggttgactcgttcaacctgcccattactctccaggtggtaacccgaggtaaggctcaccgagacccccaaacgttccataaatgctctccagactctagaggtaaactgggggcctcgatcggacactatatcctcgggcaccgcgtaatgccggaagacgtgagtaaatagagcctcagcggtctgtacggccgtaggaagacccggcatgggaaggagacgacaggccttcgagaaccgatccacaacgaccaggatggtggtattcccctgggaggagggaagatcggtaacaaaatccaccgagaggtgagaccagggtcgttgtggaacgggcagggactgtaatttacccctgggcaagtgtctgggcgccttacactgggcacatactgagcaggaggagacataaaccctcacatccctggctaacgttggccaccagtactgcccgtactaaggcagtgcaccgtccggccaatacccggatgtccaggaggagggggacgtgtgagcccaataaatcagccgatcccggacctcgagcgggacgtacacccgacccaccggacactgtggaggactaggctcggtgcgtaacgcccgctcgatctccgcatcgacctcccacaccaccggtgccaccagacaagactccggtagtatgggaatggactccacgcacctctcctccgtgtcataccgacgggacagagcatctgccttcccgttctgggacccagggatgtaagtgatcttgaacacaaaccgggcgagaaacatagtccatcg
Coding sequences within:
- the LOC121562486 gene encoding C-type lectin domain family 10 member A-like, which gives rise to MQTMDIDDDTYPNKPSVTFSANFQWWKRPSGVAAVCLGLLCVLLLAGIMGLSVYCKFRRTTERDQLQNSLNTRTKERDQLQNSLTTRTKDRDQQKDRLNVMTAERDQLNNNLNSRTKERDQLKNSLNTRTTERDQLQNSLTTKTKERDQLQNNLTTITLERDQLQNSLNTRTTERDQLQNSLTTKTKERDQLQNSLNTRTTERDQLNTSLWSYEKPCLNEWWKFGTSCYYVSSTRDSGGDGQRQCRVMGADLVVINSREEQIFINGFKKNVWIGAYKKDGIWKWVDDTAFKPTYWMEGEPSNLNDKVACIEISQMASDPLKSWK